One stretch of Musicola paradisiaca NCPPB 2511 DNA includes these proteins:
- the rpsP gene encoding 30S ribosomal protein S16, giving the protein MVTIRLARGGAKKRPFYQVVVTDSRNARDGRFIERVGFFNPVATGNAESLRLDLDRIEHWVGLGATVSDRVSALIKNVKKAA; this is encoded by the coding sequence GTGGCGGCGCTAAAAAACGCCCGTTCTATCAAGTCGTAGTGACCGACAGCCGCAATGCGCGCGATGGTCGTTTCATTGAGCGCGTAGGTTTCTTCAACCCGGTTGCTACCGGTAATGCAGAATCTCTGCGTCTGGATCTGGATCGTATCGAGCACTGGGTTGGTTTGGGTGCAACCGTTTCTGATCGCGTGTCTGCGCTGATCAAAAACGTTAAAAAAGCAGCGTAA
- the rplS gene encoding 50S ribosomal protein L19, whose amino-acid sequence MSNIIKQLEQEQMKQDVPAFRPGDTVEVKVWVVEGSKKRLQAFEGVVIAIRNRGLHSAFTVRKISNGEGVERVFQTHSPVVDSITVKRRGAVRKAKLYYLRERAGKSARIKERLN is encoded by the coding sequence ATGAGCAACATTATCAAACAGCTTGAACAAGAGCAGATGAAGCAAGACGTACCTGCATTCCGTCCGGGTGACACCGTGGAAGTTAAGGTATGGGTCGTTGAAGGTTCCAAAAAACGTCTGCAGGCATTCGAGGGCGTGGTTATCGCAATTCGTAACCGCGGTCTGCACTCTGCATTCACTGTTCGCAAGATTTCCAACGGCGAAGGCGTAGAACGTGTGTTCCAGACTCACTCGCCGGTAGTGGATAGCATTACCGTTAAGCGTCGTGGTGCTGTGCGTAAAGCCAAACTGTACTACCTGCGTGAACGTGCTGGTAAATCCGCTCGTATCAAAGAGCGTCTTAACTAA
- a CDS encoding DUF2799 domain-containing protein — protein sequence MLKNCIWSLGIVLLTGCHPNVPVPQTARDEVSVWYEAGYQDAVAGSEVRDNDTLSEWFGDPQVDRESYLQGYTAGQAVLCHPGNIRLWGKDGKPFPLGCSSDNHAEQLRRTWQESIDNATSR from the coding sequence ATGCTGAAAAACTGTATATGGTCGCTGGGTATAGTGCTGCTCACCGGCTGTCACCCCAATGTTCCCGTTCCCCAAACCGCCAGAGATGAGGTTTCTGTCTGGTATGAAGCAGGTTATCAGGACGCGGTCGCAGGCTCAGAAGTCAGGGATAATGATACGTTGTCCGAATGGTTTGGCGATCCTCAGGTTGATCGCGAATCCTATCTTCAGGGATACACCGCAGGGCAAGCGGTATTATGCCACCCGGGAAATATACGTTTATGGGGAAAGGATGGGAAACCATTTCCACTCGGCTGTAGCAGCGATAATCATGCTGAACAGTTAAGGAGGACATGGCAGGAAAGTATCGACAACGCCACATCTCGATAA
- the trmD gene encoding tRNA (guanosine(37)-N1)-methyltransferase TrmD, with protein MWIGVISLFPEMFRAITDYGVTGRAVKNGLLSVQYWSPRDFTYDRHRTVDDRPYGGGPGMLMMVQPLRDAIHAAKAAAGEGVRVIYLSPQGRKLDQQGVRQLAANQKLILVCGRYEGIDERVIKAEIDEEWSIGDYVLSGGELPAMTLIDSVSRFIPGVLGHEASAEEDSFAEGLLDCPHYTRPEVLESMAVPAVLLSGNHAEIRRWRLKQSLGRTWLRKPELLKSLALTDEQATLLAEFQQEHQSEQH; from the coding sequence ATGTGGATTGGGGTTATTAGCCTGTTTCCTGAAATGTTCCGCGCCATTACCGATTATGGAGTCACTGGCCGGGCAGTTAAGAATGGCTTGTTGAGCGTGCAGTATTGGAGTCCTCGTGATTTCACATACGATCGGCATCGCACAGTGGATGATCGTCCATATGGCGGTGGTCCGGGCATGCTGATGATGGTTCAACCCTTACGGGATGCCATTCATGCAGCAAAAGCGGCGGCAGGCGAAGGCGTGCGGGTGATATATCTATCGCCGCAAGGCCGTAAATTGGATCAGCAAGGTGTACGCCAACTCGCTGCCAACCAGAAGTTAATTTTGGTATGCGGCAGGTATGAAGGTATTGATGAGCGTGTAATTAAGGCCGAGATTGATGAAGAGTGGTCAATTGGCGATTATGTGCTCAGTGGTGGTGAGCTACCAGCGATGACGCTGATTGATTCAGTTTCCCGCTTTATTCCGGGAGTTCTGGGCCATGAAGCTTCGGCAGAAGAAGATTCTTTTGCTGAGGGATTACTGGATTGCCCCCATTATACCCGGCCTGAAGTGTTGGAGAGTATGGCTGTACCAGCGGTTTTACTGTCTGGCAACCATGCGGAAATACGCCGCTGGCGTTTGAAGCAGTCGCTGGGCCGAACCTGGCTTAGAAAACCTGAACTTCTGAAAAGCCTAGCTCTGACTGACGAGCAAGCGACGCTGCTGGCTGAGTTTCAACAGGAACATCAGTCTGAGCAGCATTGA
- the rimM gene encoding ribosome maturation factor RimM (Essential for efficient processing of 16S rRNA) — protein MSKQLGPQFPVNPIVLGKIGSTYGIRGWLKVFSSTEEADSIFDYQPWFIQNKGQWQQVEIESWRYHNQSLIIKIKHVDDRDAANLLTNCEIVVDSTQLPELDDGEFYWKDLIGCDVVTVSGYELGKVIDMMETGSNDVLVVRANLKDAYGVKERLIPFLNEQVIKHIDLSARRIEVDWDPGF, from the coding sequence ATGAGCAAGCAACTTGGTCCGCAGTTTCCTGTTAACCCAATTGTTCTTGGGAAAATAGGGTCAACATACGGTATTAGAGGTTGGCTCAAGGTATTTTCATCCACCGAAGAGGCCGATAGCATTTTTGATTACCAACCCTGGTTTATCCAGAACAAGGGGCAGTGGCAGCAGGTAGAAATCGAAAGCTGGCGCTACCACAACCAAAGCTTGATCATCAAGATTAAACATGTTGACGATCGGGATGCGGCGAATCTGCTGACCAATTGCGAAATTGTTGTAGATTCAACGCAGTTACCTGAGCTGGATGATGGGGAGTTTTACTGGAAGGATCTTATCGGCTGTGATGTCGTGACCGTTAGCGGTTATGAACTGGGAAAAGTCATCGATATGATGGAAACCGGTTCGAACGATGTTCTGGTTGTAAGAGCCAACCTGAAAGATGCTTATGGCGTGAAGGAGCGGTTGATTCCGTTTCTGAACGAACAGGTTATCAAGCATATCGACCTTTCTGCTCGTCGTATCGAAGTGGATTGGGATCCTGGTTTTTGA
- a CDS encoding 3-deoxy-7-phosphoheptulonate synthase: MQKDTLNNINISEEQILITPDELKAKFPLDDQQQQAIARARRTIADIIRGNDKRLLVVCGPCSIHDTDAALEYARRLKALSADLSDQLYIVMRVYFEKPRTTVGWKGLINDPYMDGSFDVEAGLHIARELLLQLVNLGLPLATEALDPNSPQYLGDLFSWSAIGARTTESQTHREMASGLSMPVGFKNGTDGSLGTAINAMKAAAMPHRFVGINQCGQVCLLQTQGNPDGHVILRGGKKPNYSAADVAECEKQMRDAGLNPALMIDCSHGNSNKDYRRQPLVVESAIEQLKAGNHSIIGLMLESHIHEGNQSSEQPRSEMRYGVSVTDACISWESTETLLRSVHQELSAIRANL, from the coding sequence ATGCAAAAAGACACGCTTAATAACATCAATATCAGCGAAGAGCAGATTCTTATTACCCCCGATGAGTTGAAAGCCAAATTTCCCCTGGATGATCAACAGCAGCAAGCAATAGCGCGTGCCCGCAGAACGATTGCAGATATCATTCGCGGTAATGATAAACGGCTGCTGGTCGTGTGTGGCCCTTGTTCTATTCACGATACCGATGCGGCGCTGGAGTACGCACGTCGTCTGAAGGCACTGTCAGCTGACTTGAGCGACCAGTTGTATATCGTCATGCGCGTCTATTTTGAGAAACCCCGAACCACTGTCGGTTGGAAAGGGTTAATCAACGATCCTTACATGGATGGCTCCTTTGATGTGGAAGCCGGGTTGCATATTGCTCGTGAGCTGTTGCTGCAGTTGGTCAATCTGGGGTTGCCGCTGGCGACAGAAGCTCTGGATCCGAATAGTCCACAATATCTGGGTGATCTTTTCAGTTGGTCGGCTATCGGCGCCCGCACTACAGAATCACAGACACACCGTGAAATGGCGTCGGGTCTTTCTATGCCTGTCGGTTTCAAGAATGGTACGGATGGGAGCCTGGGCACGGCCATCAATGCGATGAAAGCTGCGGCCATGCCACATCGTTTTGTGGGCATCAATCAATGCGGACAGGTTTGTTTACTGCAGACCCAGGGGAATCCTGACGGCCATGTGATTTTGCGCGGTGGTAAAAAGCCAAATTACAGCGCGGCCGATGTGGCTGAATGTGAAAAACAAATGCGGGATGCAGGACTGAATCCGGCGCTGATGATAGATTGTAGCCACGGTAATTCGAACAAAGATTACCGTCGTCAGCCGCTGGTGGTGGAATCAGCGATTGAGCAACTGAAAGCGGGTAATCACTCCATCATTGGGCTGATGCTGGAAAGCCATATTCATGAGGGTAATCAGTCTTCCGAACAGCCCCGTTCGGAAATGCGTTATGGTGTATCCGTGACAGATGCCTGCATCAGTTGGGAAAGTACCGAAACGTTATTGCGTTCGGTTCATCAGGAACTTTCCGCAATCCGCGCCAATTTGTGA